The Aeromicrobium yanjiei genome includes a region encoding these proteins:
- a CDS encoding MaoC family dehydratase: MSAAPVVIDSAEVLHGLVGVELGPSRPLVVTQERIDAFADATGDHQWIHVDPERAADGPYGGTIAHGYLTLSLVSGLSDDLFVVELGSARINYGVDRARFPSPVPVGSTLRASCTVVDVVDRDSSWLVTYRFTMQVEGQDRPACVVDKLSLILA; this comes from the coding sequence GTGAGCGCCGCTCCCGTCGTCATCGACTCGGCCGAGGTGCTGCACGGGCTCGTCGGGGTCGAGCTGGGGCCCAGTCGGCCCCTGGTCGTCACTCAGGAGCGTATCGACGCCTTCGCCGACGCCACCGGAGACCACCAGTGGATCCACGTGGACCCGGAGCGGGCCGCCGACGGACCCTACGGCGGCACCATCGCGCACGGCTACCTCACGTTGTCCCTCGTCTCCGGGCTGAGCGACGACCTGTTCGTCGTCGAGCTCGGCAGCGCCCGCATCAACTACGGCGTCGACCGGGCCCGTTTCCCGTCCCCCGTCCCGGTCGGTTCCACCCTGCGAGCCTCGTGCACGGTCGTGGACGTGGTGGACCGGGACAGCTCGTGGCTCGTGACGTACCGCTTCACGATGCAGGTGGAGGGCCAGGACCGCCCGGCGTGCGTCGTGGACAAGCTGAGCCTCATCCTCGCCTGA